One window of the Labeo rohita strain BAU-BD-2019 chromosome 9, IGBB_LRoh.1.0, whole genome shotgun sequence genome contains the following:
- the rpgra gene encoding X-linked retinitis pigmentosa GTPase regulator isoform X2: MTGETDTEIPETGAVFTFGKSKIANNAPSRLWLKNDIPVHISCGQSHSAFVTEQGRLFVFGNNNRGQLGLQTKGPVNKPVCVKVLKGERAQFVACGTDHTLVGTSQGDIFSAGGNSDGQLGLGHCKDSISFQRLHPFCDYAPIKLLSAGGHTSAALTEDGRLFLWGDNSVGQLGLGNDSHTLLPKELKLGQPIQWVSCGYRHSALVTDNGDVFTFGESADGRLGLSAHQLANHSHPQRVETLHGVLQVACGGKHTLALTDNELYSFGRGEFGQLGLGTLVFVADTPVAVGHFRKGRVTHVTCGENHSALITDSGLLYTFGDGRHGKLGHGDENFTNQFSPTVCQRFFDYSVMTVACGSSHMLVFARPRHQESEEVCLEDEDVTYSYLDRCYTSMLQGQPLEHIADPAPALVSQSTFLPSTLPTSHRWSLSTRARRRQRESSSAQFGPKFSNLPPPTTGFTALALTGNILQPRSPTDTPKRFKTEASVESASTSITLPARTPPLPPITKSPEDWVGTSENSMSDKTHEENKHSGRVENIPQQAPPTEVQTGSVSYPSVTESSPPGNLKHKKSRTGDTKNPGMAEGHSSATVSQSKMQSKTYKKPIQSTNNKSKSQTVKVRLSSDRMSAKEKEGSSETFSTNIDPKDNISKADKFSKAQHADSRGQEVTALAEIEQETKSSPVEIQKTSSPVQEVEHVKTTPTKVQEVKSPKIKEMGIPVRATKRVKSPVKVQDVPSGTTEVSKVESTPQADAQRDIKLSLGKAQEVRSTGIDTQEQGNSTPVKIPAKMQSTPKKGKEKNDIDTEESLSELTPKKAKKKRSDVEKAPVSETVPKTPSALSVSKPTRISKAKKGKPMKSENSSFQLKPEMPAQETTEVKRENDIKIPQNSDITFPPIKNRKSGRTAKKSQSASNLQSDHKNSQSPTDKVLTEQKHEFPSINLAPERGHSFSSLWSNNQSATNKSSATKETELLSGKLSPSSSSPQHKQSPLKENKLSRKKVETEEADRKPLAEQSIVGSVVSSLPAVAIASAAPLLIKAAEVLFETPPEPSTEMSSVSKKTTGSNILLEQEVDQDSTVQDVSAIEETDDSIIKQQSAQDLQNELVSTENEMLVSGKIEEEEHVKDSETERKEKEGEEESLAEEEDESEGVGKEEEKSAVEDDEEQESENYEDREESAQKGEEDCGEEEHVKDSETERKKEGGEEKSLAEEQDESEGVGKEEEKSAVEDDEERESENYKDREESAQKGEEDSGEEEHVKDSETERKKEGGEEESLAEEEDEGEGVGQEEENSAVEDEEEREGKNYEDRGESPQPEEEDSEEEEAEEEESEAAGEEEGDSGQSSRSEEEMSKEEGSGDETDREEEEQSEEQEKEEGEEGETDDKEEEDEESGGESMEEEKESWNEGSEGEVEDGGEEQEGESSNEEKTEASESDSENKNERSDEEEGESEEEEEENETVEGEGEQEEKGEEESEEDDEVGNEAEEEDQEEGSDHEEEEEEENDEEEEGEEDKEEEVDEEENNEELKDKSEEEEEEESVREKEERQSEMEAEDEEKTSETDEDENREKQEEKEQIEEENGEIEEDEELRENENLDVSETQETERGDEDDETDKMNEMMEENNEEEGRSEEEAEEEEIDQKEENETSERKQRETNEEEEEEAEEEDEEEEEEETEQKERENSRKQRETSEEEEEQEEESEEEEEETEQEETNIKTEKNMRKQRESSEEEEEQEEEMRKRRKKLSKKKPI; this comes from the exons ATGACAGGAGAAACAGACACAGAAATACCAG AGACAGGTGCTGTATTTACCTTTGGAAAGAGTAAAATAGCGAACAATGCACCTAGCAGGTTATGGCTAAAGAATGATATACCTGTGCACATCTCATGCGGACAGTCACACTCAGCCTTTGTAACAG AGCAGGGCCGCTTGTTTGTGTTTGGAAATAATAACAGAGGTCAGCTTGGTCTACAAACCAAAGGACCAGTGAATAAACCAGTCTGTGTTAAAG TTCTTAAAGGGGAGAGAGCTCAGTTTGTTGCCTGCGGAACTGATCACACACTCGTGGGCACTT CACAAGGGGACATTTTTTCAGCTGGAGGAAACAGTGATGGACAGTTAGGACTGGGCCACTGTAAAGACAGCATTTCTTTCCAGCGGCTCCACCCCTTTTGCGACTATGCTCCAATCAAATTGCTCTCTGCAGGTGGCCACACCTCTGCCGCACTTACAG AGGATGGCAGGCTGTTCCTGTGGGGTGATAATTCTGTTGGTCAGCTTGGTTTGGGAAATGACAGTCATACCTTATTGCCTAAAGAGCTGAAACTGGGGCAGCCCATTCAGTGGGTCTCATGTGGATACAGACACTCAGCTCTGGTCACAG atAATGGGGATGTTTTCACTTTCGGGGAGAGTGCAGATGGACGACTGGGTCTTTCTGCTCATCAGCTGGCCAACCACAGTCATCCTCAGCGAGTAGAAACTCTGCACGGGGTTCTGCAGGTGGCGTGTGGAGGCAAGCACACACTAGCCCTAACAG ATAATGAGTTGTACTCTTTTGGCCGTGGGGAGTTTGGGCAGTTGGGGTTGGGGACGCTTGTGTTCGTAGCAGACACACCTGTTGCTGTCGGCCACTTCAGGAAAGGCAGGGTCACTCATGTGACATGTGGTGAAAACCACAGTGCACTAATAACAG ataGTGGTCTTCTCTACACATTTGGAGATGGCCGTCATGGGAAGTTGGGCCATGGAGATGAGAACTTCACCAATCAGTTCAGTCCAACTGTGTGCCAGAGGTTTTTTGATTACTCTGTCATGACT GTGGCATGTGGTTCTAGCCACATGCTGGTGTTTGCACGGCCACGGCACCAGGAAAGTGAAGAAGTTTGTTTAGAGGACGAAGATGTTACCTACTCTTACCTGGACAGATGTTACACCTCAATGTTACAGGGGCAACCATTAGAGCATATAGCAGACCCAGCACCTGCCTTAGTCTCACAATCCACCTTTCTACCTTCAACTCTTCCGACTTCTCACCGCTGGAGCCTATCAACACGTGCCAGACGGAGACAGAGG gaAAGCTCATCTGCACAGTTTGGCCCAAAATTTAGCAATCTTCCTCCTCCAACAACTGGCTTTACTGCACTAGCCCTGACAGGCAACATCCTACAGCCCAGATCCCCGACAGACACTCCTAAACGCTTCAAAACCGAAGCCTCTGTGGAATCTGCTTCTACCTCAATCACACTACCTGCCAGGACACCGCCAc TGCCACCCATCACAAAGAGCCCAGAGGACTGGGTTGGAACATCTGAAAACAGCATGTCAGACAAG ACTCATGAAGAGAATAAGCATTCTGGGAGGGTGGAAAATATACCTCAGCAGGCTCCGCCCACTGAAGTACAGACTGGTTCTGTTTCTTATCCATCAGTGACAGAATCTTCACCACCAGGCAATCTAAAACACAAGAAGTCCAGAACCGGAGATACAAAGAACCCTGGCATGGCGGAGGGACATTCTTCTGCTACAGTATCACAAAGTAAAATGCAatccaaaacatacaaaaaaccTATCCAGAGTACTAATAACAAATCTAAAAGTCAAACAGTAAAGGTCAGGTTATCTTCAGATAGAATGTCTGCTAAGGAAAAGGAGGGAAGTAGTGAAACATTCAGTACTAATATTGATCCAAAGGACAACATTTCAAAAGCAGACAAATTTAGTAAAGCTCAACACGCAGATTCCAGAGGTCAAGAGGTCACTGCTCTTGCTGAGATTGAGCAGGAGACCAAGTCAAGTCCAGTTGAAATTCAGAAGACAAGTTCTCCTGTGCAGGAAGTCGAACATGTTAAAACAACTCCCACAAAAGTTCAAGAGGTGAAATCTCCCAAAATCAAAGAGATGGGTATACCGGTAAGAGCTACAAAAAGGGTCAAGTCGCCAGTCAAGGTTCAAGACGTGCCCTCCGGCACCACAGAGGTTAGCAAAGTTGAATCAACACCTCAGGCAGATGCTCAAAGAGACATCAAGCTGTCCCTTGGAAAGGCTCAAGAGGTCAGATCAACAGGGATTGACACACAAGAACAGGGAAATTCAACACCAGTCAAAATTCCAGCTAAAATGCAAAGCAccccaaaaaaaggaaaagaaaagaatgatATTGACACAGAAGAAAGCCTAAGTGAACTTACaccaaagaaagcaaaaaagaaGAGATCAGATGTGGAAAAAGCCCCAGTGTCAGAAACAGTACCCAAAACACCCAGCGCTCTATCAGTCTCCAAACCCACACGAATATCTAAAGCAAAAAAGGGAAAACCTATGAAGTCTGAGAACTCAAGCTTCCAGTTAAAACCTGAAATGCCAGCACAAGAAACGACAGAAGTCAAGAGagaaaatgatattaaaataccTCAGAACTCTGATATAACATTTCCCCCAATAAAGAACCGAAAATCAGGAAGAACTGCAAAGAAAAGCCAGTCAGCTTCCAACTTGCAGTCTgatcataaaaacagtcaatCGCCCACTGATAAAGTGCTTACTGAACAGAAACATGAATTTCCATCTATTAACTTAGCTCCAGAAAGAGGCCACTCATTTTCCAGTTTATGGTCCAATAACCAATCAGCAACCAATAAATCGTCCGCCACAAAAGAAACCGAATTATTATCTGGTAAATTAAGTCCATCAAGTTCGTCACCACAACACAAGCAGTCACcactaaaagaaaataaattatccAGAAAAAAGGTTGAAACTGAAGAGGCAGACAGGAAGCCACTGGCTGAGCAGAGCATTGTGGGTAGTGTAGTTTCATCACTACCGGCTGTGGCTATAGCAAGTGCTGCACCGCTGCTGATAAAAGCAGCTGAAGTTCTTTTTGAAACCCCACCAGAACCAAGTACTGAGATGTCCTCAGTTTCTAAGAAAACAACAGGAAGCAATATCCTGCTAGAACAGGAAGTGGACCAAGACAGCACAGTTCAGGACGTATCAGCAATTGAGGAAACAGATGACAGCATAATCAAACAGCAGAGTGCACAAGATTTACAAAATGAGCTAGTTTCAACTGAAAACGAAATGTTGGTGAGTGGGAAAATAGAGGAAGAGGAACATGTGAAGGATagtgagacagagagaaaggaAAAGGAAGGTGAAGAAGAGAGTCTCGCTGAGGAAGAAGATGAAAGTGAGGGGGTTGGGAAGGAAGAGGAGAAAAGTGCTGTTGAAGATGATGAAGAACAAGAGAGTGAGAATTATGAAGATAGAGAAGAGAGTGCTCAAAAGGGAGAGGAGGACTGTGGGGAAGAGGAACATGTGAAGGATagtgagacagagagaaagaaagagggagGTGAAGAAAAGAGTCTCGCTGAGGAACAAGATGAAAGTGAGGGGGTTGGGAAGGAAGAGGAGAAAAGTGCTGTTGAAGATGATGAAGAACGAGAGAGCGAGAATTATAAAGATAGAGAAGAGAGTGCTCAAAAGGGAGAGGAGGACAGTGGGGAAGAGGAACATGTGAAGGATagtgagacagagagaaagaaagagggagGTGAAGAAGAGAGTCTCGCTGAGGAAGAAGATGAAGGTGAGGGGGTTGGGCAGGAGGAGGAGAACAGTGCTGTTGAAGATGAAGAAGAAAGAGAGGGCAAGAATTATGAAGACAGAGGAGAGAGTCCTCAACCTGAAGAGGAGGACAGTGAGGAAGAGGaggcagaagaagaagaaagtgaGGCAGCAGGAGAGGAAGAGGGTGATAGCGGACAGAGCAGCAGAAGTGAGGAGGAGATGAGTAAAGAAGAAGGAAGTGGAGATGAGACTGACAGAGAAGAAGAAGAGCAGAGTGAGGAACAAGAGAAAGAGGAGGGTGAGGAAGGAGAAACTGACGATAAGGAGGAGGAAGATGAAGAGAGTGGTGGTGAGAGCATGGAAGAAGAGAAGGAGAGCTGGAATGAGGGGAGTGAGGGAGAGGTGGAAGATGGAGGGGAAGAGCAGGAAGGAGAGAGCAGTAATGAGGAGAAAACAGAAGCATCTGAAAGTGACAGTGAAAATAAAAACGAGAGATCAGATGAAGAGGAAGGAGAGagtgaggaagaggaggaagagaatGAGACAGTGGAAGGAGAGGGAGAACAGGAAGAGAAGGGAGAAGAAGAGAGCGAGGAAGATGATGAGGTGGGAAATGAAGCTGAGGAGGAAGATCAAGAAGAAGGGAGTGATcatgaagaggaggaggaagaagaaaatGATGAAGAGGAAGAGGGCGAAGAAGACAAGGAAGAGGAGGTGGATGAAGAGGAAAATAATGAAGAACTGAAAGACAAGAGtgaagaagaggaggaagaggagagtgtgagagaaaaagaagaGCGACAGAGTGAGATGGAAGCTGAAGATGAGGAAAAAACGTCAGAGACTGATGAAGatgaaaacagagaaaaacaagaaGAGAAAGAACAAATTGAGGAAGAGAATGGAGAAATAGAAGAGGATGAAGAGCTCAGAGAAAATGAGAATCTTGACGTTTCAGAGACACAGGAAACTGAAAGAGGAGATGAAGATGATGAGACAGACAAGATGAATGAAATGATGGAAGAAAATAATGAGGAAGAAGGCAGAAGTGAGGAAGAAGCAGAAGAGGAAGAAATAGATCAGAAGGAAGAGAATGAAACATCAGAAAGAAAACAGAGAGAAACtaatgaagaagaagaagaggaagctgaagaagaagatgaagaagaggaggaagaagaaacAGAGCAGAAAGAAAGGGAAAACAGTAGGAAACAGAGAGAAACTagtgaagaggaagaggaacaAGAAGAAGAGagtgaggaagaggaggaagaaaCTGAGCAAGAAGAAACcaatataaaaacagagaaaaacatgAGGAAACAGAGAGAATCTAGTGAAGAGGAAGAAGAGCAGGAAGAAGAGa tgaggaagaggaggaagaaaCTGAGCAAGAAGAAACcaatataa